CAAATCTCAAAGAAAAATCTAGTGGCcacaaaatcgactgacccaaaagtgaATTTTCAGCCGACTAAAATGTCGAAGTTTGCCATACATACGGATCTATGTATAACAAGCGAGATCCATTCTTACCCAAGGGTTTAAAAGCCGGTAGTAGTTCATCATTTATTTTGATGTAAAAGCTCACAGTGGTGACACACCGCATAACAAGCGAGATCCATTTTTCTCCAAAACCATCCCCTGGACCATTCCGTTTGAGCACTTGATCTACCTGCTAGGAGTAGGATCTATCCCTAtcccgacagccatcgcacctgtTTCTGTTTGCAACTGTATTACCAGACTATCATGCACTCGGGCTCCAAGCTAGCCATGGTCCTCCACACTAGGCAGCAGTAGCACATGCAGCGGCAAACAAACAAAAACCTCCAGCTTTTCGGACGCATACGCTGCAGGCAAGAAAGAAAAGCCAGCACCGCCTCTGCACAATGAGCTAGTACCTGTTCTCTTTCAGCTTTCCACCACAACTGAATAGTGTGCTCGACTTAACTGAATAGTGTGCTCCACTTCGTCAGTACACTGCTAGACTGTCACTTTCTTCTGAAATTGGCTTGCCATGCTATCCGTAGGAACATATTCTTATCCAAGCCTGCCATAGATACGGATCTATGTATATGTGCCATACAACAGCAACAACAAGAGAAAAATACTCAAGTACAAAGGAGTTTTTATAGCCCTAGATCAACCTCGCTAATGGAGTCCCCTGCTGGCTAGTTAAGCTGCATCAAGATTTCACACCTATGTATTCTGCATTGTAAGTAAGTGTGGTGATGCTAACCAAGTGAGCCACTATCAAAGTATTATTATCCTGCTTTATGAGACATGGCCATGCATGGATCACACGTCGAGAGGTTCcttctcctccaccaccacggcgGGCTTGCTTCTGACCTCGAGGAGCAGCTTCACGATGGACCTCATCGACGGCCGGTTGATCGGGAGGCTGGAGGCGCAGAGCAGCGCCACGCCGAGCACCCTGCGCATCTCGTCCCTGCAGCTGCAGGACTCGCCGGCGAGCCTCGGGTCCAGCACCGAGTCCAGCCCCTCGCGCTCGATGCCGCCGCGCACCCACCTCACCAGGTCCTTGTCGCCGAGCTCCGGCCCCACGGCCCTCTTGCCGGTCACCAGCTCCAGCATCACcacgccgaagctgtacacgtcgctcTTCTCCGTGACGCGCAGCGTGTACGAGTACTCTGGAGTTCAGACACATCACGGTCATCAGTTCATTCTGCAAATTAATGAAGTACCGGATAAACAAGCGTTGGCGGCTCACCGGGAGCGATGTAGCCGCAGGAGCCGGCGATGGCTGACACGGCGTTGGGGCCGCTGCGGTTGTCGTCGATGACCCGGGCGACGCCGAAGTCGGCGACCTTGGCGCCGAACTCGGCGTCCAGCAGGATGTTGTTGGACTTGACGTCCCGGTGCACGATCGGCGGCGCGCAGTCATGGTGGAGGTAGGAGAGCCCCTCCGCGGCGTCGACCATGATCCTGCGCCGCATCGGCCAGTCCAGCAGGCCTCCTTTGCCGCCGTGGAGGAGGTCGCCCAGGCTGCCGTTGGGCATGTACTCGTAGACCAGCAGCCCGCGGTCACCGCTGCGGAGGCAGCACCACAGCTTCACGATGTTCTTGTGCCGGATCCTGCCCAGCGTCGCCACCTCCGCCTCTAAGCTGTCCTTCATGCCGTCCTTGTGTTTCCTCGCCGCGGCGGCGCCGCCGACGGCCCGCAGCTTCTTGACGGCCACGACATCCTCGTTCCCGAGGACGGCTCTGTACACCTTGCCCGACGCGCCCGTGCCAACCACGTTGTCCTCGTCGTCGAGACAGCTCAGGAGGTCCTCCTCCTCGAACTCCACATTGTGGAACGAGGTGACTACCCACTTGTTGTCGCCGGGCTGCGGGCCGCGCTTCCTGTGCTGGCTCTGGCTCCGGTACTTGTGCCAGAACCACGCGACGCCAAGGATGAGTATGGCGACGGCAATGGTGAGCACGGACTCGACGCTCCCGACGAGGCTGTGGCGGCGGGCGGCTGCTCTCCGCGCACCGAAGCATGCGCCTCGACAGAGGGCCGGGTTGCCCAAGAAGCTGTCATTATAGATGTCGCCGGAGAACAGAGGAGGCAAATTGCCGGCGAGCCGGTTGTTGGACAGGTTGAACATGCTCAGTTTAAGGCTCTCCAATTGCAAAGGCACGCCGCCGGTGAACTCGTTGTTGGACAGGTCAAGCGAATTCAGCACAGGGAGCTCCCCGAGCTCCGGTGGGATGGTCCCGGTGAGACGGTTATGTGCAAGGTCGAGCTGTGTAAGCTTCTGCCACCGTCGAACACCATGTGGCAGCTCGCCGGAGAAGGAATTGTTCCGTAAATCAAGCCGGGCGAGCGTGGACACATCAGCCAGTGTCGCCGGCAGAGGACCGGAGAACCCGTTGTTGG
This region of Triticum aestivum cultivar Chinese Spring chromosome 2D, IWGSC CS RefSeq v2.1, whole genome shotgun sequence genomic DNA includes:
- the LOC123051628 gene encoding receptor-like protein kinase HSL1 gives rise to the protein MTPLLPLLLLGLLLAAASAAPLPADFTRLLAAKATLSDPASALAAWDPSLSPSLSPCRWPHVLCRSSADPAIASLLLSNLSLAGEFPAQLCSLAFLLRLDLSYNSLAGPLPPCLAALPNLRHLDLAGNAFSGEVPSSYGAGFASLATLSLAGNDLSGGFPAFLANVSSLQELLLAYNPFAPSPVPDVFPSGLPRLRVLWLAGCCLVGRIPSSIGGLRSLVNLDLSTNNLTGEIPESIGRLENLVQIELYKNNLSGRLPGGLGGLKKLRFLDAAMNRLSGEIPADLFLAPRLESLHLYENELSGPVPSTLDKAPALNDLRLFSNRLVGELPEFGKNCPLKFLDLSDNRISGCIPATLCSAGKLEQLLILNNELAGSIPTELGQCRTLTRVRLPNNRLSGAVPPDMWGLPRLYLLELAGNALSGTVGPTIALAKNLSQLLIFDNHFAGVLPAHIGSLTRLVELSAANNGFSGPLPATLADVSTLARLDLRNNSFSGELPHGVRRWQKLTQLDLAHNRLTGTIPPELGELPVLNSLDLSNNEFTGGVPLQLESLKLSMFNLSNNRLAGNLPPLFSGDIYNDSFLGNPALCRGACFGARRAAARRHSLVGSVESVLTIAVAILILGVAWFWHKYRSQSQHRKRGPQPGDNKWVVTSFHNVEFEEEDLLSCLDDEDNVVGTGASGKVYRAVLGNEDVVAVKKLRAVGGAAAARKHKDGMKDSLEAEVATLGRIRHKNIVKLWCCLRSGDRGLLVYEYMPNGSLGDLLHGGKGGLLDWPMRRRIMVDAAEGLSYLHHDCAPPIVHRDVKSNNILLDAEFGAKVADFGVARVIDDNRSGPNAVSAIAGSCGYIAPEYSYTLRVTEKSDVYSFGVVMLELVTGKRAVGPELGDKDLVRWVRGGIEREGLDSVLDPRLAGESCSCRDEMRRVLGVALLCASSLPINRPSMRSIVKLLLEVRSKPAVVVEEKEPLDV